Proteins from a single region of Amorphus orientalis:
- a CDS encoding phosphodiesterase: MTTIVQLTDLHLRPRGTPALRVVETNMFAARAIRAVATLTSRPDAVIVTGDVADTADPRAYELAHELLAALPVPVYLLAGNHDSARTMRSAFADWPGVSEAPSDRVHYAAEIGDLRLVALDTSVEGQPYGSLGNEQLAWLDATLAAAPDRPTLIAMHHPPFTTGIAHMDRTRLTDSDAFAEIVSAHRQVRRIVCGHVHRTVVAPFGGTHAMIVPGVAHQVALDLTATSAAQFVMEPPAYGIHAWTGEDLVSHVAYVEAFPGPYPFSPAEGVFWPGD, translated from the coding sequence ATGACGACGATCGTGCAATTGACCGATCTCCACCTGAGACCGCGCGGCACACCCGCCCTCAGGGTGGTGGAGACGAACATGTTCGCCGCGCGCGCCATTCGGGCCGTCGCAACCCTCACCTCGCGCCCGGATGCGGTCATCGTCACCGGCGATGTCGCCGACACGGCCGACCCGCGCGCCTACGAGCTGGCGCACGAGCTGCTCGCAGCCCTTCCCGTCCCGGTCTATCTGCTTGCCGGCAACCACGATTCCGCCCGCACGATGCGGTCAGCTTTCGCAGACTGGCCCGGTGTCTCGGAGGCACCGTCGGACCGGGTCCATTACGCGGCGGAGATCGGCGACCTTCGGCTGGTCGCGCTGGACACGTCCGTGGAGGGGCAGCCTTACGGCAGCCTTGGCAACGAGCAGCTCGCCTGGCTCGACGCCACGCTCGCCGCAGCGCCCGACCGCCCCACCCTGATCGCCATGCATCATCCGCCGTTCACCACGGGCATTGCCCACATGGACCGGACGCGGCTCACCGATTCGGATGCGTTCGCGGAAATCGTGTCCGCCCATCGGCAGGTGCGGCGTATCGTCTGCGGGCATGTCCACCGCACGGTGGTCGCGCCGTTCGGCGGCACTCACGCCATGATCGTGCCGGGCGTGGCGCATCAGGTCGCCCTCGATCTGACGGCGACATCCGCGGCCCAGTTCGTGATGGAGCCGCCGGCCTACGGGATCCACGCCTGGACGGGGGAGGATCTGGTCTCCCACGTGGC